A stretch of DNA from Sphingobacteriales bacterium:
TAATCCAACAAATTCAGTGCGTTTGCGTTCGACTATTTCCACGACTGCTCCTTCCATTCGCTTTCCTTTGGGTTCTCTGAAAATGGTAATTTTAACCTTGTCGCCACTGATAGCATTGCCGGTATTTTTTACCGAAATGAAAACATCTTCCTCAAGTTCAGGACAACTGACAAATGCATAACCATGACGGGTGATTTCGATATATCCCTCGAGGAATTCTTTTTTCCTTGGCATGAAGGTGTAACGGTAGGGCTCAGCCTCTCTCAGTTTTTTTGAGGCGACCAGATCGGAAAGAACGCGCTGAAGCTTTGAAATATCCTTTTGGGAAGTCATTTGCATACGTGAAGAAAATTGCTTGACATTCAATGCTTTACCATTATTTTCCTGTAAAATGTCAAAAATGGCTTTGCGAATTTCTTCTGTGCTGAAACGTTTGGCTTTTGACTTATTGTTTTTTTTGTTGTGATGTGTCATATAGTCGATGGTCTGAATTATACTCAAAAATACAGCCATATTTGTGACTGTATTTTAATGTGATGATAAATAAAATTGAATAGGATGGCCGATGTAAGTTGAAAAAACTTGCTGCAAGCTGTCTATTGCTGTAATAAATCATGAAGATATGATCGTTTTTACTTTTTACGGTTAAGCAAAACATATATCACGTTAAACAAATATCCGGAACATCCTGTCTGAAAAAATTAATTCACACAAAATCAAGTGAATTAAATTAATCTGTTTACCTTTGCCGCCTGATAAAAAGTGAAAAATTATGTATTTAACAAAAGAAGAGAAGATTTCAATTTTTGAGAAGTATGGGAAAAATGCTGCCAATACAGGTAGCCCTGAGAGTCAGATTGCGCTATTAACAGCAAGAATCAATCACCTGACGGATCATCTGAAAGTTCATAAAAAAGATTACAGCACACAAAGAGGTTTGCTACGTCTTGTCGGACAACGCAGAAAATTACTAAACTACCTGATTGACAGAGATATAACACGTTACAGGCAGATTATTAAAGACCTGAATATCAGGAAATAACACTCACATTTTCCTTCTCTCATCATTTATTTAAAGTAAAAATATGTCATTATCAAATCCGGTTAGTATTCAGGTAGTTTCAGGAAATCAGAACAGTATCATCCTTGAAACGGGGAAGCTGGCCAAACAAGCCGATGGCTCTGTCATGCTGAAATATGGCAACACCATGTTGCTCGCAACAGTTGTTTCTCCAAAAGATTTCAAAGAAGGGGTTGATTATCTGCCACTTCAGGTGGAATATCAGGAAAAATATGCTGCCAGCGGACGTTTTCCGGGTGGTTTTCTGAAAAGGGAATCCCGCCCTTCCAATCATGAAATATTAATTTCCCGCCTGGTTGACAGGGCATTGAGACCTTTGTTCCCTGATAATTATTATGCTGATATTCAGGTGATTATCACCTTGTTCTCCAGCGATGAAAACGTTATGCCCGACAGCCTTGCCTGCCTGGCTGCTTCAGCTGCTGTGTCAATTTCTGACATTCCTTTCAACGGGCCTGTTTCGGAGGTCAGAGTAGCAAAAATAAACGGAGAATTTGTTATCAATCCGGGTATTACAGAGCTGAAAGATGCGACACTCGACATCATCGTAGCCGGAACAGAAAAAGACCTGAACATGGTCGAAGGTGAAATGAAAGAAGTCAGTGAGAATGAAATGGTTGAAGCACTCCGGCTGGCTCATGAAACCATCAAACTTCAGTGCCGTGCTCAGAAAGAGTTTGCTGAACTTTGCGGAAAACCAAAAAGAGAATTTCCGCTACCTGAAGAAGATGAGGCTATAAAAGCAAAAATGCTGGATATTTTTCCTGCAAAAATTCTTGAAACTGCCAAAGCTTTTCTGCCTAAAAAAGAAAGACAGGCCGCATTTGATACCATGTTCGATGAGTTCATGGAATCTCTTACTGATGAGGAAAAGGAAAAAGAAGCCATTGTTAAACGTTATTTCGATAA
This window harbors:
- the rpsO gene encoding 30S ribosomal protein S15, which encodes MYLTKEEKISIFEKYGKNAANTGSPESQIALLTARINHLTDHLKVHKKDYSTQRGLLRLVGQRRKLLNYLIDRDITRYRQIIKDLNIRK